The following is a genomic window from Adhaeribacter radiodurans.
AATAAACAACTCACCTCTTTAAAAGCCATGGGGCAAGATTCTATCCTTAACCGGGTGTATTTCGACGATGGCAATGCTTGTATTTTGCAGTTTAATAGCCACAAACGCCGACTCTTCGGACATTACGACTACGATCCTCAGCGTAAAACCTTTAAAAGTGTATTTAATTTTATAAGTGATCCGACCGGTGACTACATGCCCCGCCGTAAAACTGACACCTTGCAAGCTATTGTAACCCGTTTCGATTCGGGCAAGGCAATTTCTATCGCAGGTTTCATGGGCCAAGATTCTTTGCAATTGGTATTACAAAAAGTACGGTAGCTTTAGATATATTCTTAGAAAAAGTGACTGCTTTAAATTAAAGGATTGTGATGAGTGTAGCCTGATTTAAGTTTTGAGACCTGAAATAAGGTAAGGGTACTTTCTTAAGGGGTATTTCGAAATTATCGAGTTAACCAATCAATGTTGACTTAATTAAAAAAGGTTCTTCTACAAACTCAATACTTTAATCCTATAATTTTAGTAAAAACGGGAAGAATAGCAACTCTATTCTTCCCGTTTAGCATTAAGCCTTAAATGTTGTTGAACTGAGTTTTTGAATTGGTTACTGGAGTAGTAATTTTTGCCACTCGGCATGGCGGCGGATATAAGCTGAAACAGCAGGGAAGGAGGCAATTACTTTATAATTATTCTCTTGGGCGTATTGCAATCCCGTTTTAATTAACTCGTTGGCTACTCCTTGATTGCGCAAATCCTCGTCCACGTAGGTATGCGCAAAGTCAATCACGTTTTCACGGGGCAACGAATACGCGAGTTCCCCACCCTGGCCGTCAATATCAACGGTAAATTCCTGATCTTCGGTATTATGTTTTACTTGGATGTCTGTCATGGTACTAGGTAATTATATATTTGCCTTGTTAGTACCTACTTAAAAATAAAAAGTTTTACCGTAGAATAGAAAAGCATAAAATGGAAGGTATAAATCTATTCAGCAGGGATAGTTTGTGAATTAAGTAATATTATCAGTAAAGGTAAAATTAAGGCTAAAGCTAACCAAAACCAGCGCGTTATCTGGTGCTTGTGCTTCCGCGGAACCAGGTTGTTTAAAACCAGCATAGCTCCAATAATAACGGCCAGGTAAATTAAAATAAAATACACCACCGAAACCCACCGGGGTACAATTGTCGGGTCTTTAGTATCTTGGGTAAAAGGCTGATCAAACAAAAGATATTGTAAGCCAAAATACAAAGCACTCTCGAAGGCAATAAAGTAAATTAATTGCAGCAGGTTCTCGAACAAAAAAGAAAAAAGCTTTTTCAAACAAAAGGAGTTGAGCCGCTAAGATAATAAGGTTTTTAGTAAAAAGTGGTTTTGAACAAGTGCATTGTGGTAAATGATTTATGGCCAGGATAGAGATAAAAATTTGCCCAGCCTTCCGGCTTTTAACCAAGATTAAAAGTCAGGCAAAAACGGTTACTCTAACCTTTTGTTTAACTCTTGCTGATACTTCTCTCTTACTAATACTTCGTCAATCAGGCCATATTCCTTGGCTTCATCGGCTTTTAACCAGTAGTCGCGGTCGGAGGCATCGTGGATTTCCTGGTACGATTTACCAGTGTGTGAAGCAATAATTTCGTAGAGTTCCTGCCTCATTTTTAATATTTGCCGGGCTGAAATTTCTATGTCCGAAGCGGGGCCTTGTGC
Proteins encoded in this region:
- a CDS encoding GNAT family N-acetyltransferase, producing MTDIQVKHNTEDQEFTVDIDGQGGELAYSLPRENVIDFAHTYVDEDLRNQGVANELIKTGLQYAQENNYKVIASFPAVSAYIRRHAEWQKLLLQ